A portion of the Blautia hansenii DSM 20583 genome contains these proteins:
- a CDS encoding HAD family hydrolase, whose translation MYKACIFDLDGTIADTVESMAYVGNQVLEEFGLSALPVENYNFYAGDGADELVRRMLADTPGGDTADYEQIRTVYRQKFAQNPFYHVKPFDGILELLGELKKENIRIAVLSNKPHEAAIEVVNKIFGEEMFHKVQGQTQSIPRKPSPVGALAIAEAFGVKPEECLYCGDTNTDMDTGKAAGMYTIGVTWGFRPRQELVEHHADKIVDTPQEIFETAKKK comes from the coding sequence ATGTATAAAGCTTGTATATTTGACTTAGACGGAACAATCGCAGATACTGTGGAGTCTATGGCCTATGTAGGAAATCAGGTTTTGGAGGAATTTGGATTGTCTGCGCTACCGGTGGAGAATTATAATTTTTATGCAGGAGATGGAGCAGATGAGCTGGTAAGGAGGATGTTGGCAGATACACCGGGAGGTGATACGGCAGATTATGAGCAGATACGCACTGTATATCGTCAGAAATTTGCACAAAATCCATTTTATCATGTGAAACCTTTTGACGGGATTTTGGAGCTTTTAGGAGAGTTAAAAAAAGAAAATATTAGAATTGCGGTATTGTCTAATAAGCCTCATGAAGCAGCCATAGAGGTAGTGAATAAAATTTTCGGAGAAGAAATGTTTCATAAAGTACAGGGACAGACACAAAGTATTCCCAGAAAGCCGTCACCGGTGGGAGCTTTGGCTATTGCAGAGGCATTTGGCGTAAAACCTGAGGAATGTCTTTACTGTGGAGATACCAATACAGATATGGATACGGGAAAAGCGGCAGGTATGTATACCATCGGCGTAACATGGGGTTTTCGTCCAAGACAGGAACTGGTGGAACATCATGCAGATAAAATTGTAGATACGCCACAGGAAATTTTTGAAACCGCAAAAAAGAAATAG
- a CDS encoding DUF5721 family protein, with product MIALQVQDIKSFMSKLLIGTDFDAFWLSEATVTTSITYTLDGLLHLDFFDTQEAELLQAEGREYTLWKDIKPFCFSIMKGKKTPLHFKIVFMLSKKNTEKLLLGNRVPLSIDDIFGLFVNFQYDGTHLTCTTGTSVKTFTLDKTLDHVWDELVQKFFRQQQIPYEIL from the coding sequence ATGATTGCATTACAGGTGCAGGATATAAAAAGCTTTATGTCAAAATTATTGATTGGTACTGATTTTGATGCTTTCTGGCTGTCAGAAGCGACTGTCACTACCTCCATTACTTATACCTTAGACGGACTTCTCCATCTTGATTTTTTCGATACACAGGAAGCAGAACTGTTGCAGGCAGAAGGTCGTGAATACACACTTTGGAAAGACATCAAGCCCTTTTGTTTTTCCATCATGAAAGGAAAAAAAACACCTCTTCACTTTAAAATTGTATTCATGCTCTCAAAAAAAAATACAGAAAAACTTTTACTGGGAAACCGTGTTCCTCTCTCTATTGATGATATTTTCGGTCTTTTCGTAAATTTCCAATACGACGGAACACATTTAACCTGTACTACCGGAACTTCTGTAAAAACCTTTACTCTTGATAAAACCTTAGATCATGTATGGGATGAGCTGGTTCAAAAGTTTTTCAGGCAGCAGCAAATCCCCTACGAAATTTTATAG
- a CDS encoding aldehyde dehydrogenase, translating to MEINCIAERQKAFFEKNRTKAYEFRKKALLRLKRTILYYEKEIEEALYKDLGKSDFEAYMTEVGMTLSELNYAEKHLKGWMKEKRALTPLAQFPAKSFEAVEPYGTVLIIAPWNYPFMLCMEPLIGAVAAGNCCVVKPSAYAPHTSAVIKKILSAVFPKEFVAAVEGGREENTALLEQKFDYIFFTGSKAVGKIVLEKAAQNLTPVTLELGGKSPCIVDETANLKLAAKRLVFGKYLNSGQTCVAPDYLLIQETVKEEFLEYLKYWIDKVFSAEPMKNQDYPKIINEKHYERIMKLMEGEHIIKGGFGNKERLFIAPTVLDDITEKSPIMQEEIFGPVLPVLTYRDLKEAEDFIKKGEKPLALYLFTGRKQTEKRVLREVSFGGGCINDTIIHLATSRMGFGGVGASGMGSYHGKKSFDTFSHTKSIVKKYQGVDLPIRYQPYTNGKKKLLRLFLK from the coding sequence ATGGAAATAAACTGCATAGCAGAGAGGCAAAAAGCTTTTTTTGAAAAAAACAGGACAAAAGCTTATGAATTTCGCAAGAAAGCTCTTCTTCGCTTAAAACGAACAATTTTATATTATGAAAAAGAAATCGAAGAAGCCCTGTATAAGGACTTGGGAAAATCAGATTTTGAAGCTTATATGACAGAAGTGGGAATGACACTTTCCGAGCTGAACTATGCAGAAAAGCATTTAAAGGGCTGGATGAAGGAAAAACGTGCCTTGACACCATTGGCGCAGTTTCCTGCAAAAAGCTTTGAAGCTGTCGAGCCCTATGGCACAGTGCTGATTATAGCCCCTTGGAATTACCCTTTTATGCTTTGTATGGAGCCTTTAATCGGCGCTGTTGCAGCGGGAAATTGTTGTGTGGTAAAGCCTTCTGCTTATGCACCGCACACCTCGGCAGTGATTAAAAAAATTCTTTCCGCTGTTTTTCCGAAAGAATTTGTGGCAGCTGTGGAAGGCGGCAGAGAAGAGAATACAGCGCTTTTAGAACAGAAATTTGACTATATTTTCTTTACGGGAAGCAAGGCAGTGGGAAAAATTGTTCTGGAAAAGGCTGCCCAAAATCTCACGCCTGTTACTTTAGAGCTGGGTGGAAAAAGTCCCTGTATTGTAGACGAAACAGCAAATTTAAAGCTGGCAGCAAAACGTCTGGTGTTTGGGAAATATTTAAACAGCGGACAGACCTGTGTAGCTCCTGATTACCTTTTGATACAGGAAACTGTAAAAGAAGAATTTTTAGAATATTTAAAATACTGGATTGATAAAGTGTTTTCGGCAGAGCCGATGAAAAATCAGGATTATCCTAAAATCATTAATGAAAAACACTATGAGCGCATTATGAAGCTTATGGAAGGAGAACATATTATAAAGGGCGGCTTTGGGAATAAAGAAAGGCTGTTTATTGCCCCTACTGTTTTAGATGATATTACGGAAAAGTCACCCATTATGCAGGAAGAAATTTTCGGACCGGTGCTGCCTGTGCTTACTTACAGAGATTTAAAGGAGGCAGAGGATTTTATTAAAAAAGGGGAAAAACCTCTTGCATTGTATCTTTTCACAGGAAGAAAGCAGACAGAGAAAAGGGTTTTAAGGGAAGTATCCTTTGGAGGAGGTTGTATTAACGACACCATTATTCATTTGGCAACATCAAGAATGGGATTTGGCGGTGTAGGTGCAAGCGGTATGGGAAGCTATCACGGAAAAAAAAGCTTTGATACCTTTAGTCATACGAAAAGTATTGTGAAAAAATATCAGGGAGTCGATTTACCTATTCGTTATCAGCCGTATACAAATGGGAAAAAGAAATTGCTGCGTTTGTTTTTGAAGTGA
- the nudC gene encoding NAD(+) diphosphatase, giving the protein MIQDIGTHCYHNEYIPVPPKEQDFILCYKEKNVLVKKTKDSFLLPRFCDIPNWETEPYIYLFSIDEHHFYMLPKMQPSLLSDFIFEDLVIFRSQQPKELCFALITGFHLFSWYESRKFCGKCGEKLLHDTKERMMYCPHCHNTEYPKISPAVIVGIRNKNKLLLSKYAGRNTTRYALIAGFTEIGETLEDTVRREIMEEVGLKVKNIQYYKSQPWGLSGSVLSGFFCDLDGDDTITLDREELSTAQWFEREDIPYDDYDVSLTREMMIQFKKGLY; this is encoded by the coding sequence ATGATACAGGATATCGGAACACATTGTTATCACAACGAATACATACCTGTTCCGCCAAAAGAACAGGACTTTATTTTATGTTATAAGGAAAAAAACGTTTTAGTGAAAAAAACAAAGGACAGCTTTTTGCTACCACGTTTCTGTGACATTCCAAATTGGGAAACAGAGCCGTACATTTATTTATTTTCCATTGATGAGCATCATTTTTATATGCTTCCAAAAATGCAGCCTTCTCTTTTGTCTGATTTTATTTTTGAAGATTTGGTTATCTTTCGCAGCCAGCAGCCAAAAGAGCTGTGTTTTGCACTGATTACAGGCTTTCATTTATTTTCTTGGTATGAAAGCCGCAAATTCTGCGGTAAATGCGGTGAAAAACTGCTTCACGATACAAAAGAACGCATGATGTACTGCCCCCATTGTCATAACACAGAATATCCCAAAATTTCTCCTGCCGTCATTGTAGGTATTCGAAATAAAAACAAGCTCTTACTTTCAAAATACGCCGGAAGAAATACTACACGTTATGCCTTGATTGCGGGATTTACGGAAATCGGTGAAACACTGGAAGACACAGTAAGAAGAGAAATCATGGAAGAGGTTGGACTGAAGGTAAAAAACATTCAATATTACAAAAGCCAGCCGTGGGGACTTTCCGGCTCTGTTTTGTCAGGATTTTTCTGTGATTTAGACGGTGACGATACCATCACCTTAGACCGAGAAGAATTGTCCACTGCCCAGTGGTTTGAGAGAGAAGACATTCCTTATGATGACTATGACGTAAGCCTTACAAGGGAAATGATGATACAATTTAAAAAAGGACTCTATTAA
- a CDS encoding Cof-type HAD-IIB family hydrolase, protein MLKLIASDIDGTLLQNGKRELSLQAVEQIKQLKEMGILFAAASGRQYAVLRNLFEPVKDDIAYICENGAMVVYKGKILHKDVFERALAEEMAHSILNREDMEIIVSGEKSYYIQPKRKAFADYMLQTVKGKVAVVDDIFKVKEDILKISMYRESGLEEMLPYWKKLFGSQATVVTSGHAWLDMMPMSADKGKGIRVLQKHFLISADACAAFGDNLNDLEMLHEVTYSFAVSNAKEEVKETAKYETERVETVLEKIIQQGGNWNE, encoded by the coding sequence ATGTTAAAGCTGATTGCCAGTGATATAGATGGCACGCTTCTTCAAAATGGGAAAAGAGAGCTGTCTTTACAAGCAGTGGAGCAGATAAAACAGTTAAAAGAAATGGGAATTCTTTTTGCGGCTGCCAGCGGAAGACAGTATGCAGTTTTACGAAACTTATTTGAGCCTGTAAAAGATGACATTGCTTATATTTGTGAAAATGGGGCAATGGTTGTGTATAAAGGAAAAATTTTACATAAAGATGTTTTTGAACGGGCATTAGCAGAAGAAATGGCGCATAGCATACTGAATAGAGAGGATATGGAAATTATTGTTTCCGGAGAAAAATCCTACTATATTCAGCCGAAAAGAAAAGCATTTGCAGATTATATGCTTCAGACAGTAAAAGGCAAGGTTGCAGTGGTAGATGATATTTTCAAAGTAAAAGAAGATATTTTGAAAATATCCATGTACAGGGAAAGCGGACTGGAAGAAATGCTGCCTTATTGGAAAAAGCTTTTCGGAAGTCAGGCAACTGTGGTAACCTCCGGTCACGCATGGCTGGATATGATGCCGATGAGTGCGGATAAGGGAAAAGGAATTCGAGTTTTGCAGAAGCATTTTCTTATTTCCGCAGACGCCTGTGCGGCTTTTGGAGATAACTTAAATGATTTGGAAATGCTCCATGAGGTTACTTATAGCTTTGCCGTGAGCAATGCCAAAGAAGAAGTAAAAGAAACAGCAAAATATGAAACAGAACGGGTAGAAACCGTTTTAGAAAAAATAATTCAACAAGGAGGAAATTGGAATGAATGA
- a CDS encoding transposase family protein, which translates to MKKYFSDLVDSRDNRGLRHTLVDIVVMSIYAVLCGYTDTENMAFFMKLQMAPIYYYGQSFYFSA; encoded by the coding sequence ATGAAAAAGTATTTTTCAGATTTGGTAGATAGCAGAGATAATCGAGGATTGAGACATACTCTCGTGGATATCGTAGTTATGAGTATTTATGCTGTCTTATGCGGTTATACAGATACAGAAAATATGGCATTTTTTATGAAACTTCAAATGGCTCCGATATATTATTATGGACAATCATTTTATTTTTCTGCGTGA
- the htpG gene encoding molecular chaperone HtpG — MASKRGTLSINSDNILPIIKKWMYSDHDIFFRELISNGCDAITKLKKLEVMGEYTFPEDHKNKIQVIVNPEEKTLKFIDTGLGMTADEVEEYITQIAFSGATQFLEKYKDKTNEDQIIGHFGLGFYSAFMVADEVQIDTLSYKEGATAVHWSSDGGTEYEIGDGNRTEVGTEITLFLNEESVEFANEYRAREIIEKYCSFMPVEIFLSKANAPQEYETIEESEVKEDDIIVEHIHEDAKTEEKENENGEKEVVEISPAKEMVKIHKRPVSLSDTNPLWMKHPNECTEEEYKAFYRKVFMDYKEPLFWIHLNMDYPFNLKGILYFPKINMEYESIEGTIKLYNNQVFIADNIKEVIPEFLMLLKGVIDCPDLPLNVSRSALQNDGFVKKISDYISKKVADKLSGMCKTDRENYEKYWDDINPFIKFGCLKDTKFSERMMDYILYKNIDGKYLTLEDCIKENTAETPEEQEVLAEENKEEVLEEAKEEAKKEPEKTSIYYVTDEVQQSQYINMFREQNQDAVILKHNIDSPFISHVEQVKENVKFLRIDADVTDAVKEEGKDLEEETKTLSEIFKKALKKENLTIKVESLKNDKVSSMMTISEENRRMQEMMKMYNMYGMDPSMFGGQETLVLNANNKLVQYVLENKENENVDILCEQLYDLALISHRQLTPEEMTKFVTRSNEIMLLLAK, encoded by the coding sequence ATGGCTAGCAAGCGTGGTACTTTATCAATTAACAGTGACAATATCCTTCCGATTATTAAAAAATGGATGTATTCCGATCATGACATTTTCTTCCGTGAATTAATTTCAAATGGATGTGATGCCATTACAAAACTGAAAAAACTGGAGGTTATGGGAGAATACACTTTTCCGGAAGACCATAAAAATAAAATTCAGGTCATTGTAAATCCGGAAGAAAAGACTTTGAAATTCATTGATACAGGTCTTGGTATGACCGCAGATGAAGTAGAAGAATACATTACACAGATTGCATTTTCCGGTGCAACACAGTTTTTAGAGAAATATAAAGATAAAACAAATGAAGACCAGATTATCGGACATTTTGGTCTGGGATTTTACTCTGCGTTTATGGTGGCAGATGAAGTACAGATTGATACTTTATCTTACAAAGAAGGTGCAACTGCGGTTCACTGGTCCAGTGACGGCGGTACAGAGTATGAAATCGGAGATGGAAACAGAACAGAAGTGGGTACAGAGATTACGCTGTTCTTAAATGAAGAAAGCGTAGAATTTGCCAATGAATATCGTGCAAGAGAAATTATTGAAAAATATTGTTCCTTTATGCCGGTAGAAATCTTCCTTTCTAAAGCAAATGCGCCGCAGGAATATGAAACCATTGAAGAGTCTGAGGTAAAAGAAGACGATATTATTGTAGAACATATTCACGAAGATGCAAAAACAGAAGAAAAAGAAAATGAAAACGGCGAAAAAGAGGTTGTAGAAATTTCTCCTGCAAAAGAAATGGTAAAAATCCATAAACGTCCGGTATCTTTAAGCGATACAAATCCGCTGTGGATGAAGCATCCAAATGAATGTACAGAAGAAGAGTACAAAGCATTTTACAGAAAAGTATTTATGGACTATAAAGAGCCATTGTTCTGGATACATCTGAACATGGATTATCCGTTTAATTTAAAAGGCATTTTATACTTCCCAAAAATCAACATGGAATATGAGTCCATTGAAGGTACAATTAAATTATACAATAATCAGGTATTTATTGCAGATAACATCAAAGAAGTTATTCCTGAATTCTTAATGCTGTTAAAGGGTGTCATCGATTGTCCTGATTTACCGCTTAATGTATCCAGAAGCGCTTTGCAGAACGATGGTTTTGTAAAGAAAATTTCTGATTATATCAGCAAAAAAGTGGCAGACAAGCTTTCCGGTATGTGCAAAACTGACAGAGAAAATTATGAAAAATACTGGGATGATATCAACCCGTTTATTAAATTCGGCTGCTTAAAAGATACGAAATTCTCTGAGAGAATGATGGATTATATTCTCTATAAGAATATTGACGGAAAATATCTGACACTGGAAGACTGCATCAAAGAAAATACAGCAGAAACACCGGAAGAGCAGGAAGTTCTTGCAGAGGAAAATAAAGAAGAGGTTCTTGAGGAAGCAAAAGAAGAAGCGAAAAAAGAACCTGAAAAAACCAGTATTTACTATGTAACCGATGAAGTACAGCAGAGCCAGTATATCAATATGTTCAGAGAACAAAATCAGGATGCGGTTATTCTGAAGCACAACATTGACTCTCCGTTTATTTCTCATGTAGAACAGGTAAAAGAAAATGTCAAATTCCTTCGTATTGATGCAGATGTAACAGACGCTGTAAAAGAAGAAGGAAAAGACTTAGAGGAAGAAACAAAGACTTTATCTGAAATCTTTAAGAAAGCTTTAAAGAAAGAAAATCTGACAATTAAGGTAGAAAGCCTGAAAAACGATAAAGTATCTTCCATGATGACAATTTCCGAAGAAAACCGTCGTATGCAGGAAATGATGAAAATGTACAATATGTACGGCATGGACCCATCTATGTTCGGCGGACAGGAAACACTGGTATTAAATGCAAATAATAAACTGGTACAGTATGTTCTGGAAAATAAAGAAAATGAAAACGTGGATATTCTGTGCGAACAGTTATATGATTTGGCGTTAATCAGCCACAGACAGCTGACACCGGAAGAAATGACAAAATTTGTGACAAGAAGCAATGAAATCATGCTGCTTCTGGCAAAATAA
- a CDS encoding class I SAM-dependent methyltransferase, which translates to MKNTRVEAPAFWNRRSEVFDKQVLSVYENAYRKTVKRSATFLKEEDRVFEIGCGTGAATIPLSKYVKEITATDISKDMLQKAREKAEKLSKNNITFSMGELTEMEIEPESYDVVTAYNVLLYMKNQDEVLKKIYEILKPGGIFLSATDCLGRNLSKDSVKKFWKSKLHLMPYVAFDTPISLMRKIQKNGFEVLEIVNLHKNPPNIFIAAKKK; encoded by the coding sequence ATGAAAAATACAAGGGTTGAAGCTCCTGCATTTTGGAACAGGCGTTCAGAAGTATTCGATAAGCAGGTTTTATCAGTATATGAAAATGCTTACAGAAAAACTGTGAAACGTTCTGCGACATTTTTAAAGGAGGAGGACAGAGTTTTTGAGATTGGCTGCGGCACCGGCGCAGCGACCATTCCTCTTTCAAAATATGTAAAAGAAATCACGGCAACGGATATTTCTAAAGATATGCTCCAAAAAGCCAGAGAAAAAGCAGAAAAATTGTCAAAGAATAATATTACCTTTTCCATGGGAGAATTGACGGAAATGGAAATAGAGCCGGAAAGCTATGATGTGGTGACGGCGTACAATGTGCTGTTGTATATGAAAAATCAGGATGAGGTTTTAAAGAAAATATATGAGATTTTAAAACCTGGCGGTATTTTTCTTTCTGCCACAGACTGTCTGGGAAGAAATTTATCCAAAGACTCTGTGAAAAAATTCTGGAAAAGTAAATTACATCTGATGCCTTATGTAGCTTTTGATACACCCATTAGTCTGATGCGGAAAATCCAGAAAAACGGTTTTGAAGTTCTGGAAATTGTCAATCTCCATAAAAATCCGCCGAATATCTTTATTGCAGCAAAGAAAAAATAA
- a CDS encoding DegV family protein produces the protein MKYKIVIDSCGELLDRWKTDEKFESIPLTLTVGGEDIVDDESFNQAEFLEKVAQCPECPKSSCPSPERYRQAFDCDAEHVYAVTLSSNLSGSYNSAVLGKNLLSEDKPEQKVHVFNSCSASAGQTLIAMKIEECEEAGMDFEQVIKTVEEYIQSQNIYFVLENLETLRKNGRLSNMKAFVASALKIKPVMNGTPEGTIAQLDQARGINKALVKMVDYVVENAKDSAEKVLAITHCNCASRAEIVKEEILKRIEVKDVVVLDTAGVSSMYANDGGIIVSI, from the coding sequence ATGAAATATAAAATTGTAATAGATAGCTGCGGCGAATTATTAGACAGATGGAAAACAGATGAAAAATTTGAAAGTATTCCTTTGACATTGACCGTTGGGGGCGAAGATATTGTAGATGACGAAAGCTTTAATCAGGCAGAGTTTTTAGAGAAAGTGGCACAGTGTCCGGAATGTCCCAAATCCTCCTGCCCTTCACCGGAAAGATATCGTCAGGCATTTGACTGTGATGCGGAGCATGTGTATGCAGTAACACTCTCATCTAATTTGAGCGGTTCTTATAACAGTGCGGTTTTAGGAAAAAATCTTCTTTCAGAAGATAAACCGGAGCAGAAGGTACATGTTTTTAATTCCTGTTCTGCTTCCGCAGGTCAGACCTTAATCGCCATGAAAATCGAAGAATGTGAAGAAGCAGGAATGGACTTTGAGCAGGTAATAAAAACCGTTGAAGAGTATATTCAGTCACAGAATATTTATTTTGTATTGGAAAATCTGGAAACACTGAGAAAGAACGGAAGACTGAGCAATATGAAAGCTTTTGTGGCAAGCGCTTTAAAGATTAAACCGGTTATGAACGGCACACCGGAGGGGACTATTGCACAGCTGGATCAGGCAAGGGGAATTAACAAGGCTCTTGTAAAAATGGTGGATTATGTTGTGGAAAATGCTAAGGACAGTGCAGAGAAAGTTTTGGCAATTACCCACTGCAACTGTGCTTCTCGTGCAGAAATCGTAAAAGAAGAGATTTTAAAGCGAATTGAAGTCAAGGATGTCGTTGTTTTAGACACTGCGGGAGTCAGCAGTATGTATGCAAATGACGGAGGAATTATTGTGTCCATTTAA
- a CDS encoding Maf family protein produces the protein MRKIILASASPRRRELLEQGGIPFTVIPSQAEEKITTEQPGQAVEELSYLKCSDIYEKSLGDVLVIGADTVVASEGKILGKPSSQKDAVKMLQSLQGREHEVYTGVTIMAREGNENRKKTFHEKTKVVFYPMSDEEIRSYVNTGEPMDKAGAYGIQGKSAVFIKEISGDYNNVVGLPLARLYQELKNMGIESREW, from the coding sequence ATGAGGAAAATTATACTGGCAAGTGCTTCTCCCAGACGAAGGGAACTTTTAGAGCAGGGAGGAATTCCCTTTACAGTTATCCCCAGTCAGGCAGAGGAGAAAATTACCACGGAACAGCCGGGGCAGGCAGTAGAGGAGCTGTCTTATTTAAAATGCAGCGATATTTATGAAAAGTCATTAGGGGATGTTCTTGTGATTGGGGCGGATACGGTTGTCGCAAGTGAAGGAAAAATATTGGGCAAACCGTCTTCGCAAAAAGACGCTGTAAAGATGCTTCAAAGTCTTCAGGGAAGGGAACATGAAGTTTATACAGGTGTGACAATTATGGCAAGAGAGGGAAACGAAAACAGAAAAAAGACGTTTCATGAGAAAACGAAAGTAGTTTTTTACCCTATGTCAGATGAAGAAATCAGAAGTTATGTGAATACTGGGGAGCCTATGGATAAAGCAGGGGCTTATGGTATTCAGGGAAAATCGGCAGTCTTTATTAAGGAAATCAGCGGTGATTATAATAATGTAGTAGGTCTGCCACTGGCAAGATTGTATCAGGAATTAAAAAATATGGGAATAGAAAGTAGGGAATGGTAA